The segment CTTTCGTTGATCTGGGCGGTGTTGACGGTCTGTTGCACATCACTGACATGGCGTGGAAGCGCGTTAAGCATCCAGGTGAAATCGTCAAGGTTGGCGATGAAATCGATGTACGCGTACTGAAGTTTGATCGTGATCGCAACCGCGTTTCCTTAGGCATGAAGCAGCTGGGTGAAGATCCTTGGGCGGATATCGCTCGCCGTTACCCGGTTGACAAGCGTCTTACTGGTAAGGTTACCAATATCGCTGATTACGGCTGTTTCGTTGAAATCGAAGACGGTGTTGAAGGTCTGGTTCACGTTTCTGAAATGGATTGGACGAACAAGAATATCCACCCAAGCAAAGTCGTACAGCTGGGTGATGAAGTTGAAGTTGTTGTACTCGACATCGATGAAGAGCGTCGTCGTATTTCTCTTGGTATCAAGCAGTGTCAGGCCAATCCTTGGGAAGATTTTGCTTCCAAGCACAACAAGGGTGATCGCATCGCTGGCAAGATCAAATCAATTACTGATTTCGGTATCTTCATTGGTCTGGACGGTGGTATCGATGGTCTGGTCCACGCGTCTGATATCTCCTGGAACGAATCAGAAGAAGATGCCTTGCGTCGCTATAAGAAGGGTGATGAAGTTGAAACTACCATCCTGGTTGTCGACGCGGAACGTGAGCGTATCTCTTTAGGTATCAAACAGCTTGAGCAAGATCCTTTCGCCAATTTCATGGCGGCACATCCTAAGGGCAGCATCATCACTGGTAAGGTGTCTGATGTTGACGCCAAAGGTGCCACTATCGACTTGGGTGACGGTGTTGAGGGTCAGTTGAGAGCATCTGAAATTTCCCGCGAGCGTATCGAAGACGCACGCAATGCATTGTCTATTGGTCAGGAAGTTGAAGCGAAATTCATCGGTGTAGACCGCAAGAATCGCGTTATCAGCCTGTCGATCAAGGCGAAAGACATGCATGAAGAAGCGGAAGCTATCAGTGATTACAAGTCCAGCGCCCCAGCAACAACCACTTTGGGTGATTTGCTGAAAGAGCAGATGGAAAGTAAGAGCTAACACCTTATCCTGGCTTGATTTGTGCTAAAAAAGCGTGTGAGTTTTCTCACACGCTTTTTTTTGCTTGCTTTTTTTTAAAAGCTAACTGTATGATTAGATTGATGATTCTTTTGGGGGTCTCAATCAGGGTTTGGCACAAATCTTAACTCGGAATAGATGGTGGCTTGTTTATGGATAGTGGAAGCGCACAAGAAACGACCATGACCAAGTCAGAGCTGATGGAAGCTCTGGCAAAGAAACAATCACAGCTGGCGTTCAGGGATGTTGAACTCGCTGTAAAGACAATTCTGGAACAGATGACTCAGGCACTCGCTACTGGAGACAGAATTGAAATCAGAGGATTTGGCAGTTTTTCACTGCATTTCCGTCCACCCAGGATGGGACGAAATCCGAAGACGGGCGAACCCGTGCCACTGGCGGGAAAATATGTTCCTCACTTCAAGCCGGGCAAGGAGTTGCGCGAACGCGTGACTGAAACTAAATAAGAAATACTCACATATCAGCAAGTTTGTTAGTATTACCGTGTTTCGCGCTGTTTGATTCCAAAATGTTTAACGCGGGTATAGGCTAATGAACAAAGTCGTCACGCTTCTTTTTCTTTTCGCCGTTTTGTTATTGGCATTGAGTTTTGCTGTTATCAACGCACATTCTGTGCAATTGAACTACTACGTCGGCGAATTGAATCTGCCGCTTTCGTTTTTGGTGATAAGTGCCCTGATTTTCGGTGCGTTTTTGGGCTCCGTTGCAATGATGCGCCCACTTTTTGGCTTGAGACTTGAGATTGCACGCTTACGAAAGCTTGCCAAGGTGAATGAAAAAGAAATCAATAACCTTCGTTCTATTCCAGTTAAGGAACCGTAACGTTCATGGAGAGCCTGTTTTGGTTACTCTTACCCGTCGCAGCTCTATCAGGTTGGTTAGCCTGTC is part of the Gammaproteobacteria bacterium genome and harbors:
- the rpsA gene encoding 30S ribosomal protein S1, with amino-acid sequence MTESFAELFAQSITNDKMAPGSIISGQVVSIEGDFVIVNAGLKSEGVIPIEQFFNERGELEVTIGDEVDVALDSLEDGFGETRLSREKAKRAQTWIMLEKASEANETVKGIITDKVKGGFTVEISDVRAFLPGSLVDVRPVRDPSYLEGKELEFKVIKIDRRRNNVVVSRRAVVESESSVERDELLKNLQEGQVVKGIVKNLTDYGAFVDLGGVDGLLHITDMAWKRVKHPGEIVKVGDEIDVRVLKFDRDRNRVSLGMKQLGEDPWADIARRYPVDKRLTGKVTNIADYGCFVEIEDGVEGLVHVSEMDWTNKNIHPSKVVQLGDEVEVVVLDIDEERRRISLGIKQCQANPWEDFASKHNKGDRIAGKIKSITDFGIFIGLDGGIDGLVHASDISWNESEEDALRRYKKGDEVETTILVVDAERERISLGIKQLEQDPFANFMAAHPKGSIITGKVSDVDAKGATIDLGDGVEGQLRASEISRERIEDARNALSIGQEVEAKFIGVDRKNRVISLSIKAKDMHEEAEAISDYKSSAPATTTLGDLLKEQMESKS
- a CDS encoding integration host factor subunit beta, whose product is MTKSELMEALAKKQSQLAFRDVELAVKTILEQMTQALATGDRIEIRGFGSFSLHFRPPRMGRNPKTGEPVPLAGKYVPHFKPGKELRERVTETK
- a CDS encoding LapA family protein codes for the protein MNKVVTLLFLFAVLLLALSFAVINAHSVQLNYYVGELNLPLSFLVISALIFGAFLGSVAMMRPLFGLRLEIARLRKLAKVNEKEINNLRSIPVKEP